One window from the genome of Pungitius pungitius chromosome 14, fPunPun2.1, whole genome shotgun sequence encodes:
- the LOC119227952 gene encoding serine/threonine-protein kinase PAK 6, whose amino-acid sequence MFRKKKKKRPEISTPKNFEHRVHTSFDPKRGCFVGLPTQWQSLIENLRRPRPMVDPSRITEVELRPKKTIVRGSMIGHGDYIAAMVNNMNRLSVTSSNSLRKSSPSARKRAQSLGRLGEVCEGDAYQYEGLTRGDEDDEDEDGEDDGGGGGRDPWRDRARDIHSETNTPYLGMKRSVTLHPNGILPKARSTYEVSVTSLERPAPPPAPPPQERVIWTREFQLPRGPPPPQPQPQHQRAVACFYSPAAAALQPRCGPPELRPNAPMYAPPQNSPPGRPFSSYDLRAESAARYHSGLLPSSSPLLLAGGIGPQRAVRSSASYTLGLSPNMGLRPPGGPDAFLRHSGSLNPPYPPRQDSPSQPRPSPTGSLATSPPAACSPAFRPPQHPSPRPPPDPPKVTHEQFKAALQMVVDKGDPRSYLENFVKIGEGSTGVVCIATEKHSGRQVAVKMMDLRRQQRRELLFNEVVIMRDYQHRNVVEMFKSALVEEELWVIMEYLQGGALTNIVSETRLSEEQIATVCEAVLQALAYLHSQGVIHRDIKSDSILLTLDGRVKLSDFGFCAQISKDIPKRKSLVGTPYWMAPEVISKSPYGTEVDIWSMGIMVVEMVDGEPPYFSETPVAAMKRLRDETAPTVRNVSQISPVLKDFLDRMLTRGPLERSSATDLLEHPFLLQCGSPQCLVPLVEQYRKRMSRC is encoded by the exons ATGTTccgcaagaagaaaaagaagaggccGGAAATATCGACGCCCAAGAACTTTGAGCACCGGGTCCACACCTCCTTCGACCCCAAGCGCGGCTGCTTCGTGGGCCTGCCCACGCAATGGCAGAGCCTGATCGAGAACCTGCGCAGGCCCAGGCCCATGGTGGACCCTTCCAGGATCACAGAGGTGGAGCTGAGGCCGAAGAAG ACCATCGTGCGGGGGAGCATGATCGGCCACGGAGACTACATCGCGGCCATGGTCAACAACATGAACCGCCTGTCCGTGACCAGCTCCAACTCCCTGAGGAAGAGCAGCCCCTCGGCCAGGAAGAGGGCCCAGTCACTGGGGAGGCTGGGGGAGGTGTGCGAGGGCGACGCTTACCAGTACGAGGGCCTGACCCGGGgtgacgaggacgacgaggacgaggacggcgaggacgacggaggcggcggcggtcgAGACCCGTGGAGGGACAGGGCCAGGGACATCCACAGCGAGACCAACACGCCGTACCTGGGCATGAAGCGGAGCGTCACCCTGCACCCAAACGGGATCTTGCCGAAGGCCCGGTCCACCTACGAGGTCAGCGTCACCTCTCTGGAAAGGCCGGCCCCGCCcccggccccgccccctcaggaGAGGGTGATATGGACGAGAGAGTTCCAGCTCCCCagggggccgccgccgccgcagccgcagccgcagcaCCAGAGGGCCGTGGCCTGCTTCTACAGCCCGGCCGCGGCCGCGCTGCAGCCCCGCTGCGGCCCGCCGGAGCTCCGGCCCAACGCGCCGATGTACGCGCCCCCGCAGAACAGCCCCCCCGGGAGGCCGTTCTCCTCCTACGACCTGAGA GCGGAGTCCGCCGCGAGGTACCACTCGGGCCTCCTGCCCAGCagcagccccctcctcctcgccggcGGGATCGGACCCCAGCGAGCGGTGCGCTCCTCGGCCAGCTACACGCTGGGCCTGTCGCCCAACATGGGGCTGCGGCCCCCCGGCGGGCCCGACGCCTTCCTCAGACACTCTGGAAGCCTCAACCCCCCTTACCCGCCGCGGCAGGACAGCCCGTCGCAGCCCCGACCCTCCCCGACGGGCTCGCTGGCCACCAGCCCCCCGGCGGCGTGCTCGCCGGCCTTCAGGCCCCCGCAGCACCCCTCGCCCAGGCCGCCGCCCGACCCGCCGAAGGTGACGCACGAGCAGTTCAAGGCCGCCCTGCAGATGGTGGTGGACAAGGGCGACCCTCGGTCCTACCTGGAGAACTTTGTGAAGATCGGGGAGGGCTCGACGGGGGTGGTCTGCATCGCCACGGAGAAGCACAGCGGCCGGCAGGTGGCGGTGAAGATGATGGACCTGCGgcggcagcagaggagagagctgcTCTTCAACGAG GTGGTCATCATGAGGGACTATCAGCACAGGAACGTGGTGGAGATGTTTAAGTCTgccctggtggaggaggagctgtgggTCATCATGGAGTACCTGCAGGGTGGAGCACTGACCAACATTGTGTCTGAAACCAG GCTGAGTGAGGAGCAGATCGCCACCGTGTGCGAAGCCGTCCTGCAAGCGCTCGCCTACCTGCACTCGCAGGGAGTCATCCACAGAGACATCAAGAGCGATTCCATACTACTCACATTAGACGGAAGG gtcAAGCTGTCAGACTTTGGCTTCTGTGCTCAGATCAGCAAGGACATCCCTAAAAGGAAGTCTTTAGTGGGAACCCCCTATTGGATGGCTCCTGAGGTCATCTCCAAATCCCCATATGGCACTGAG GTGGATATTTGGTCGATGGGGATCATGGTGGTGGAGATGGTGGACGGAGAGCCCCCGTACTTCAGTGAAACCCCCGTGGCCGCTATGAAGAGATTGAGGGATGAGACGGCTCCCACGGTGCGGAATGTCAGCCAG ATTTCCCCGGTTCTAAAGGACTTCCTGGACCGCATGCTGACCCGGGGCCCCCTGGAGCGGTCCAGCGCCACTGACCTGCTGGAGCACCCCTTCCTGCTGCAGTGCGGCTCACCTCAGTGCCTGGTTCCACTGGTGGAGCAGTACCGCAAGCGCATGTCCcgctgctga
- the LOC119227953 gene encoding uncharacterized protein LOC119227953: MMMRPKDLRQGSGTKTFLDAMRGGKVHLARFILDALDGRIINSKTENSRTPLMHAVCLQDAGARAKFTRLLLEKGADVNCQDEDGRTALSHACEMGHLDAVKILVPFNADPEVFDTWGNSALMYAAFSGHNQVLEFLVRSFKRLGLRLDRTNNAGHSAVEVADFFGHNQCVQILSLACRRGAGADNPPVDPGTNGEGERRLPNRLPRQVLERFSKQLDNNGDQLPGVFQRQLKIGDGAGLWNRFRSPSQDDESKAEGGRGVLFSAKQLQNCQLGEPRAKTVNSVAEPGRRDAGSRDAGSRDAGSRERTPVSFPLCGKAKSFSLDMVSGRKQSYQGDIKLSAGKLKRASLQDERCLTDRTEARRGDAADAADDKRPAGESVASQREGAGAWAAAGRRGQQKRGSPAASGGHSKPLLARGGAQAGWGLAGLGARLRRRFTAPEFARPATDRSAGGRGRISRSETFPLSHARRRRVNSQPSIDSISGVRCEFESCSSQSPRDFEMIFK, translated from the coding sequence ATGATGATGCGGCCGAAAGATTTGCGCCAGGGCTCCGGCACCAAGACCTTCCTGGACGCCATGCGCGGGGGCAAAGTTCACCTGGCGCGCTTCATCCTGGACGCCTTGGACGGGCGCATCATCAACTCGAAGACGGAAAACAGCCGCACGCCGCTCATGCACGCGGTTTGCCTGCAAGACGCCGGCGCCAGGGCCAAGTTCACCCGGCTGCTGCTGGAGAAAGGCGCCGACGTCAACTGCCAGGACGAGGACGGGCGGACGGCCCTCAGCCACGCCTGCGAGATGGGCCACCTGGACGCGGTGAAGATTCTGGTGCCGTTCAATGCCGACCCGGAGGTCTTTGACACCTGGGGCAACAGCGCGCTGATGTACGCTGCCTTTTCCGGGCACAACCAGGTTCTGGAGTTCCTGGTCCGGTCTTTCAAAAGACTGGGACTGAGGCTGGACAGGACCAACAACGCCGGCCATTCCGCCGTGGAGGTGGCCGACTTCTTTGGACACAACCAGTGTGTGCAGATCCTGAGCTTGGCGTGCAGGAGGGGCGCGGGCGCGGACAACCCACCTGTCGATCCAGGCACCAACGGCGAAGGAGAGCGCCGGCTGCCCAACAGGCTCCCCAGGCAAGTTCTGGAGAGGTTCTCCAAGCAGCTGGATAACAACGGGGACCAGCTGCCCGGGGTGTTTCAGAGGCAGCTGAAGATCGGAGACGGCGCCGGTCTTTGGAACCGTTTCCGAAGCCCGTCTCAGGACGACGAAAGCAAGGCCGAGGGGGGCCGCGGCGTTCTGTTCTCCGCCAAGCAACTGCAAAACTGCCAGCTCGGAGAGCCGAGAGCCAAAACGGTGAACTCTGTGGCCGAGCCGGGACGCCGGGACGCCGGCAGCCGGGACGCCGGCAGCCGTGACGCCGGCAGCCGGGAGCGAACCCCAGTGAGCTTTCCCCTCTGTGGAAAAGCCAAGTCGTTCAGCCTGGACATGGTGAGCGGCAGGAAGCAGTCCTACCAGGGCGACATCAAGCTGTCAGCCGGCAAACTAAAGAGAGCCTCGCTGCAGGACGAGAGATGCCTGACGGACCGGACGGAGGCGCGGCGCGGCGACGCGGCAGATGCCGCCGACGACAAGAGGCCGGCCGGAGAGAGCGTGGCGTCGCAGAGGGAAGGGGCCGGAGCCTGGGCCGCGGCGGGCAGGCGAGGGCAGCAGAAGAGGGGAAGCCCGGCGGCGAGCGGCGGACACAGCAAGCCGCTGTTGGCCAGAGGCGGGGCGCAGGCCGGGTGGGGGCTGGCGGGACTCGGGGCCCGGCTGCGGCGCCGGTTCACCGCCCCGGAGTTCGCGAGGCCGGCGACGGACCGCTCGGCGGGCGGGCGAGGGCGGATCTCCCGCTCGGAGACCTTCCCCCTCTCGcacgcgcggcggcggcgggtcaACAGCCAGCCGAGCATCGACAGCATCAGCGGCGTGAGGTGTGAGTTCGAGAGCTGCTCGTCTCAGTCGCCCCGCGACtttgaaatgatttttaaataa
- the plcb2 gene encoding 1-phosphatidylinositol 4,5-bisphosphate phosphodiesterase beta-2, translating into MNKKRYFLEPPEVKDYLVKGERFTKWSEDSTKTVPVTMKMDPKGFYVYWVNQSKETTFLDVATVRDTRTGKYAKLPKHTKVRNVFNMDFPDSNHLTKVLTIVSGPDTVNLTYHNFFASKDKVSQNWATDILAVAYNAARNNACRYVFLEKIYTRLSLHTNKDGKIPVKNIYKMFPADKKRVESALASAHLPKGKFDTIKSDVFTEAAFKVFLQNLCPRPEIYEIFTSYSNKPTMTRENFTKFLNEKQRDSRHNEELFPRLRQDQIKALMDKYEPVSSNSNRNLISPEGLLFFLMGPETSVVMQDTLAKSQDMTQPIPHYFIKSSHNTYLTAGQFSGVSSPEMYRQCLLSGCRCLELDCWKGKPPEEEPIITHGFTMTTEILFKDVIEAIAESAFKTSQYPVILSFENHVDSVKQQEKMANYCKTIFGDALLTDPLDKYPLKAGQQIPSPSELMGKILIKNKKGSHEKPAQAKKTGAAAAAADQTPAADQTAAAAAASAGLDPNAAPQDPADPAPCSQENHEVETAVEDAEEQEDTEEQDEEKMKTSDEGTAGQEVTAYEAMSSLVNYIQPHKFVSFDNARKKNKSYVISSFVETRGEAMISKTAVEFVEYNKRQMSRIYPKGTRMDSSNYSPRPFWNVGCQMVALNYQTMDFPMQLNMALFEFNGRTGYLLKHDVMRRGDKKFDPFCDRIDTVIASTLTIKIYSGQFLSDKSVKTGVEVELIGLPGDPKKKYRTKWSPTPNAINPVWNEEPFVFEKILIPEMASLRIVVHEENGKFLGHRIIPLDAIQSGFHHICLRSESNMPLTLPALFVYIEVKDYIPAAFADFTDALFNPTKGAEKTTKAPKESSSDYVSPYEKPLVVQTPADAAEGSEAPAAEPAASQPAPPADADDPSPGSAQSSEEAEGGAEDKSDARQTAAEPAAGDAGADPEIPTPEPPPEAPASPDEASAPEKEAAQEAEAPCAIKEEPAKDSPATPEPAPGDATGPEAAEGPAAVAPQSVGSGDPSPPSSEEPSTVTVEELTRHKNYLKVVKRQERDVREAEKKCQKKGDDLMQKHSDAFKAIKKKASLKKKEGGGDTFDSERVQEQKEKMRVELQDLWTEQQDHLKKRKEQCATERLAKLLELASERHAMELKTLEREENKKKTRSSSGKAKLKRGTSTEVLDEPSQSDCTSADCSPRQETLVKKQAATLEEIKTLTNQLNNEVLQEHHQKLRALPAEVKQAVNACLGAHFPQLVDQAGDTKEAAAEAAGVYADVFLG; encoded by the exons ATGAACAAGAAAAGGTACTTTCTGGAGCCTCCAGAGGTCAAAGACTACCTGGTCAAAGGAGAGCGATTCACCAAGTGGTCCGAG gacTCCACAAAAACCGTTCCTGTCACCATGAAGATGGATCCAAAAGGTTTTTACGTTTACTGGGTCAACCAAAGCAAG GAGACAACGTTTCTGGATGTGGCCACTGTCAGGGACACGAGAACAGGAAAATATGCCAAACTCCCCAAA CACACCAAGGTTCGCAACGTGTTCAACATGGACTTCCCGGACAGTAACCACCTCACCAAAGTTTTGACCATCGTCTCAGGTCCGGACACGGTGAACCTGACCTACCACAACTTCTTTGCCTCCAAGGACAAAGTGTCACAG AACTGGGCAACCGACATCCTGGCCGTCGCCTACAACGCGGCGAGAAACAATGCGTGCAGATACGTGTTCCTGGAGAAGAT ATACACCCGACTTTCTCTTCACACCAACAAGGACGGGAAGATCCCAGTAAAAAA tatTTACAAGATGTTCCCTGCGGATAAGAAAAGGGTGGAGAGCGCCCTGGCGTCAGCACACCTCCCCAAAGGAAAG ttTGACACCATCAAGTCCGATGTCTTCACCGAGGCGGCCTTCAAGGTCTTTCTGCAAAACCTGTGCCCTCGGCCTGAGATCTATGAGATCTTCACTTCTTA CTCCAACAAGCCCACCATGACGAGGGAGAATTTCACCAAGTTCCTCAACGAGAAGCAGAGGGACTCGCGGCACAACGAGGAGCTGTTCCCCCGCCTGCGTCAGGATCAGATCAAGGCTCTGATGGACAAATATGAACCCGTGTCTTCCAATTCAAACAGAA ATCTGATTTCTCCGGAGGGTCTTTTGTTCTTCCTGATGGGGCCCGAGACGTCGGTCGTCATGCAGGACACGCTGGCCAAGAGTCAGGACATGACTCAGCCGATACCCCACTACTTCATCAAGTCCTCCCACAACACGTACCTGACAG CGGGACAGTTCTCGGGCGTGTCCTCTCCGGAGATGTACCGTCAGTGCCTGCTGTCCGGCTGCCGCTGCCTGGAGCTGGACTGCTGGAAGGGAAAACCACCGGAGGAGGAGCCCATCATCACTCATGGCTTCACCATGACAACCGAGATACTCTTCAAG GACGTAATCGAGGCCATcgcagagagcgctttcaagacCTCCCAGTATCCGGTCATCCTCTCGTTTGAGAACCACGTCGACTC GGTTAAACAGCAGGAGAAGATGGCCAACTACTGCAAAACCATATTTGGGGATGCCCTGCTAACCGACCCGCTGGACAAATACCCC CTGAAGGCGGGCCAGCAGATCCCCAGCCCGTCTGAGCTCATGGGGAAGATCCTCATCAAGAACAAGAAGGGCAGCCACGAAAAGCCGGCCCAGGCCAAGAAAACCGGCGCGGCAGCGGCAGCCGCCGACCAGACCCCAGCCGCCGACCAGACCGCTGCCGCAGCTGCCGCCTCGGCCGGCCTGGACCCCAACGCCGCGCCCCAGGACCCCGCCGACCCGGCTCCGTGCAGCCAGGAGAACCACG AGGTGGAGACAGCTGTGGAGGACGCCGAGGAACAAGaggacacggaggagcaggACGAGGAGAAAATGAAGACGTCGGATGAG ggcacaGCTGGGCAAGAAGTCACAGCCTACGAGGCCATGTCGTCCCTGGTCAACTACATCCAACCCCATAAATTTGTCTCTTTCGACAATGCCAGAA agaaaaacaagagtTACGTCATCTCATCTTTTGTGGAGACCAGAGGGGAGGCGATGATTTCCAAGACTGCTGTGGAGTTTGTTGA ATACAACAAGAGGCAGATGAGCAGGATTTACCCCAAAGGGACGAGAATGGACTCGTCCAACTACAGCCCCCGGCCCTTCTGGAACGTGGGCTGCCAGATGGTGGCGCTCAACTACCAGACGATGG ACTTCCCAATGCAGCTCAACATGGCTCTGTTTGAATTCAACGGCAGGACCGGCTACCTGCTCAAGCACGACGTCATGCGCCGCGGCGACAAGAAGTTTGACCCTTTCTGCGACAGGATCGACACGGTCATCGCGAGCACACTGACCATAAAG atcTACTCAGGCCAGTTTCTGTCGGACAAGAGCGTGAAGACGGGCGTCGAGGTGGAGTTGATCGGCCTGCCGGGAGACCCCAAGAAGAAGTACCGCACCAAATGGTCCCCCACGCCCAACGCCATCAACCCGGTGTGGAACGAGGagccttttgtttttgagaAG ATCCTCATCCCAGAAATGGCCTCTCTGAGAATCGTAGTCCACGAGGAGAACGGCAAATTCCTGGGGCACAGAATTATTCCGCTGGACGCCATCCAGTCAG GTTTCCATCACATCTGTCTGCGCAGTGAGAGCAACATGCCGCTCACGCTGCCCGCGCTCTTTGTGTACATCGAGGTCAAGGACTACATCCCGGCAGCCTTTGCAG ATTTCACCGATGCCCTTTTCAATCCAACCAAGGGAGCGGAGAAGACTACGAAGGCCCCGAAGGAG TCGTCCTCCGACTACGTCTCTCCCTACGAGAAGCCTCTTGTGGTTCAGACGCCAGCGGACGCAGCCGAGGGAAGCGAGGCCCCCGCTGCAG AACCGGCAGCGTCCCAACCTGCCCCCCCGGCTGACGCCGACGACCCGTCGCCCGGTTCTGCTCAGAGCTCGGAAGAAGCGGAAGGAGGGGCCGAGGACAAGTCCGACGCCCGACAGACTGCAGCGGAACCTGCGGCCGGAGATGCCGGCGCGGACCCGGAGATCCCCAcgcctgaacccccccccgaggcccccgCTTCGCCTGACGAGGCCTCGGCCCCCGAGAAGGAGGCGGCCCAAGAGGCCGAGGCGCCTTGTGCAATCAAAGAGGAGCCGGCGAAGGACTCCCCCGCGACCCCAGAGCCGGCTCCGGGTGACGCAACGGGCCCGGAGGCCGCCGAAGGGCCCGCCGCTGTGGCCCCGCAGTCGGTCGGGTCAGGTGACCCGTCTCCGCCGTCCAGCGAAG agccGTCGACTGTGACCGTTGAAGAACTGACACGCCACAAGAACTATCTGAAGGTCGTCAAGCGTCAGGAGAGAGACGTGAGAGAGGCGGAGAAGAAGTGTCAGAAAAAGGGAGACGATCTGATGCAGAAACACTCGGACGCGTTCAAGGCCATCAAAAAGAAAGCGTCTTTGAAGAAAAAAGA gggagggggagacacATTTGACTCTGAGCGCGtgcaggagcagaaggagaagatgcgGGTGGAACTGCAGGACCTGTGGACGGAGCAGCAGGATcacctgaagaagaggaaggagcagTGTGCAACGGAG CGACTGGCCAAACTGTTGGAGCTGGCCTCAGAGAGACACGCCATGGAACTGAAGACCCTGGAGAG AGAAGAGAATAAGAAGAAGACACGTTCATCCTCGGGGAAAGCAAA GTTGAAAAGGGGAACGAGCACAGAGGTGTTGGATGAGCCCAGTCAGTCTGACTGTACA TCTGCAGATTGCAGCCCGCGGCAAGAGACTCTCGTGAAGAAACAGGCCGCAACGCTGGAGGAGATCAAGACGCTGACTAATCAG CTCAACAACGAGGTTCTGCAGGAGCACCACCAGAAGCTCAGGGCCCTGCCGGCCGAGGTGAAGCAGGCCGTCAACGCCTGCCTCGGGGCTCACTTCCCCCAACTGGTCGACCAGGCCGGAGACAcgaaggaggcggcggcggaggcggcgggcGTCTACGCGGACGTCTTCCTGGGCTAG
- the LOC119227922 gene encoding putative transmembrane protein INAFM2 yields MRERDFMPNMERGKPATYTGDKKAKMAAKTNKKWVRLATVFAYVLSVSLAAIILAIYYSLIWKPTSASSSAGKPGASGEVPPTANTSTNHSKSNNGSEWNSTQTGLSPLNLTRQVQTPYTHAFQWDDRAEGAGAEVAHSRQEGGHYAPSNGRTERQTRASPTGDTAPSAGEPEVEEEEEEEAHGAGDGAADRSDPERAVPPTSAGPRGD; encoded by the coding sequence ATGAGAGAGCGGGACTTCATGCCCAATATGGAGAGGGGCAAACCGGCTACTTATACGGGGGACAAAAAGGCCAAGATGGCTGCTAAGACCAACAAGAAGTGGGTGAGACTAGCAACTGTTTTTGCATACGTTTTGTCCGTGTCCTTAGCAGCCATCATTCTGGCAATTTACTACAGCTTGATCTGGAAACCAACCAGCGCATCCTCATCCGCGGGGAAGCCAGGGGCGTCCGGAGAGGTCCCCCCCACCGCGAACACCTCAACCAATCATTCCAAAAGCAACAACGGGTCCGAGTGGAACTCCACGCAGACTGGCCTGTCGCCTCTCAACCTAACCAGGCAGGTCCAGACGCCGTACACTCACGCGTTTCAATGGGACGACCGAGCCGAGGGCGCCGGAGCAGAAGTCGCGCACTCGCGGCAGGAGGGGGGACACTACGCGCCCTCCAACGGGAGAACGGAGAGGCAGACGCGCGCGTCACCGACCGGCGACACCGCGCCGAGCGCCGGGGAGCCCgaggtcgaggaggaggaggaggaggaggcgcacgGAGCGGGCGACGGGGCCGCGGACCGGAGCGACCCCGAGCGGGCTGTTCCTCCAACGTCTGCCGGCCCGAGAGGAGATTGA